One Alicyclobacillus acidoterrestris DNA window includes the following coding sequences:
- a CDS encoding RNA polymerase sigma factor: MNWPFVKQVQELPVKLKEVVLLHYFEDKSITEISNILGILEGTVKVRLFRARTQMKKRREGNALEECSDKRRLKGLALYS, translated from the coding sequence ATGAATTGGCCATTCGTAAAACAGGTGCAGGAGTTACCGGTGAAATTAAAGGAAGTTGTCTTGCTTCATTATTTTGAGGACAAATCGATCACTGAGATATCCAACATACTTGGCATTTTAGAAGGGACAGTCAAGGTACGTTTATTTCGGGCAAGAACGCAGATGAAAAAGAGAAGGGAAGGAAATGCACTTGAAGAATGTTCAGACAAAAGACGCCTTAAAGGACTTGCGCTGTATAGCTGA
- a CDS encoding Gfo/Idh/MocA family protein, protein MQKADGMNYAPQGKPQPVCQRGEFVVAAVGLDHGHIYGMCNGLVEAGAVIQWVYDPDPTKVAPFVKQYPEARVATSEAQVLEDPTVHLVASANIPSQRADLGIRVMSHGKDYFVDKAPLTTLEQLQRVKETIARTDRKYNVYYSERLHVESAVFAGELIADGAIGRVVQVLGTGPHRMNAPSRPAWFFDREQYGGILCDIGSHQIEQFLYFTGAKDANVVASKIANYAHKAYPRFEDFGDATLVADNGATNYFRVDWFTPDGLRTWGDGRTFILGTQGYIELRKYIDVGRDEQGDHVYLVNQEGEHHIPVHGRVGYPFFGALILDCLNRTEKAMTQAHALKAAELSVQAQAQAVVVEQ, encoded by the coding sequence ATGCAGAAGGCGGACGGGATGAACTACGCACCACAAGGCAAGCCGCAGCCGGTATGTCAACGGGGAGAGTTTGTCGTCGCGGCGGTTGGATTAGACCATGGACATATTTATGGCATGTGTAACGGGTTGGTCGAGGCTGGGGCGGTGATTCAATGGGTATACGATCCCGACCCCACCAAAGTCGCACCATTCGTGAAGCAATACCCTGAGGCACGCGTCGCGACTTCGGAAGCGCAGGTGCTCGAAGATCCGACCGTTCACCTGGTGGCAAGCGCCAATATTCCATCTCAGCGCGCCGATTTAGGCATTCGCGTCATGAGTCACGGTAAGGATTATTTCGTCGATAAGGCCCCTTTGACGACACTCGAGCAACTGCAGCGCGTGAAAGAGACGATTGCGCGAACGGATCGAAAATACAACGTGTACTATAGCGAACGCCTCCATGTGGAAAGCGCCGTGTTTGCCGGAGAGCTGATTGCCGATGGGGCCATCGGCCGCGTCGTGCAAGTGCTGGGGACTGGGCCACATCGCATGAACGCGCCGAGCCGGCCCGCATGGTTTTTTGACAGGGAGCAATATGGCGGGATTCTTTGTGATATTGGAAGTCACCAAATTGAACAATTTTTGTACTTTACGGGTGCAAAGGACGCAAACGTGGTGGCGAGTAAAATTGCGAACTACGCGCACAAGGCGTATCCCCGGTTTGAAGATTTTGGGGATGCCACACTCGTGGCGGACAACGGCGCGACCAACTACTTTCGGGTCGATTGGTTTACGCCCGATGGCCTTCGAACCTGGGGGGATGGTCGTACCTTTATTCTTGGCACACAAGGGTATATCGAATTGCGTAAGTACATTGACGTCGGGCGGGATGAACAGGGTGATCATGTATATCTCGTGAACCAAGAAGGCGAACACCATATCCCTGTGCACGGGAGAGTAGGATACCCCTTCTTTGGCGCATTGATTTTGGATTGCCTGAATCGAACCGAGAAGGCAATGACCCAGGCTCATGCCCTCAAAGCCGCCGAGCTGAGCGTGCAGGCCCAAGCGCAGGCCGTTGTCGTCGAACAGTAG
- a CDS encoding ABC transporter substrate-binding protein has translation MNGFKKKVASVAALGLATTLTLSGCGTSGNTSGANNSSESGQENITFSWWTSPQRTAETKKAIALFEKKYPNIHVTLEYTGWSGYWSKLATESAGGSEPDVMQMDASRLAEYITKGQLADLSSNQTIDTSAIPKNILQLGDMNGKLYAIPAGVNATTWIYNPAILKQAGIQFDPSKNYTWDDFAKMCEEIHQKLPNVYGVDDEIDQGAALAYYAQTRGEHMYTPDGKLAISKQTLTDWFTYWLDLQNKGGCPPAQVNASYDHSNTQESPFIKGETAFQYMFIGEELEYQQDLGKPIEHALFPDWADSGKPYTVHPAMYWAISSHTKYPDAAAKLVNFLENDPQVSKIFLNERGVTVNQDNLKADAKVGDSMLKEQDSVMSQVEKVASPSYLDPPAAGQIGDLLTQIAQQVTFKKLTPSQAADQFYTQATNMLAQG, from the coding sequence ATGAATGGATTCAAAAAGAAAGTTGCTTCTGTTGCTGCACTGGGGTTAGCGACCACCCTTACCCTGTCGGGATGCGGTACGAGTGGAAATACCTCAGGTGCAAACAACTCCTCAGAGTCGGGGCAAGAGAATATCACCTTCTCTTGGTGGACTAGTCCACAAAGGACTGCGGAAACAAAGAAAGCGATTGCACTGTTCGAGAAGAAATATCCAAATATTCATGTAACGCTAGAGTACACCGGGTGGAGTGGTTATTGGTCCAAATTGGCCACGGAGAGCGCAGGTGGCAGTGAACCGGACGTCATGCAAATGGATGCTTCACGATTGGCAGAGTATATCACGAAAGGGCAACTGGCCGATTTGTCGTCCAATCAGACGATTGATACATCAGCAATTCCCAAAAACATTCTCCAACTCGGCGATATGAACGGAAAGCTCTATGCTATTCCAGCCGGCGTCAATGCGACGACCTGGATTTACAACCCTGCTATCCTCAAGCAGGCGGGTATTCAATTTGATCCGTCTAAGAATTACACATGGGATGACTTCGCCAAGATGTGCGAAGAAATACATCAGAAACTGCCGAATGTGTATGGTGTGGACGACGAGATCGATCAAGGGGCAGCCCTCGCTTATTACGCGCAAACCCGCGGTGAGCACATGTACACGCCGGATGGAAAATTGGCCATTTCAAAGCAAACGTTGACCGATTGGTTTACCTACTGGCTCGACTTGCAAAACAAAGGCGGTTGTCCACCTGCGCAAGTCAATGCGTCGTATGATCACAGCAACACGCAGGAAAGCCCATTTATTAAGGGGGAGACTGCATTTCAATACATGTTTATCGGGGAGGAGTTGGAGTACCAGCAAGACCTAGGAAAACCGATTGAACATGCGTTGTTCCCGGATTGGGCGGACAGCGGCAAACCGTATACCGTTCATCCAGCCATGTATTGGGCGATATCTTCTCATACGAAGTACCCGGATGCCGCGGCAAAATTGGTGAACTTCTTGGAAAATGACCCGCAAGTCTCCAAGATCTTTTTGAATGAACGTGGCGTAACCGTCAACCAGGACAACTTAAAAGCTGATGCGAAAGTTGGAGACTCGATGTTAAAAGAGCAGGATAGCGTCATGTCGCAAGTGGAGAAGGTTGCGAGTCCCAGTTATTTAGATCCGCCGGCTGCAGGTCAAATTGGCGACTTGTTGACACAAATTGCGCAGCAGGTGACATTCAAAAAACTCACCCCAAGTCAGGCAGCAGACCAGTTCTATACCCAGGCTACGAACATGTTGGCCCAAGGCTGA
- a CDS encoding SecD/SecF family protein translocase subunit: protein MISSTSIGPQLGAVSLRATMVAGLVAVALIFLFMIVMYRMAGLIADIALVAYAYVTLLVFAAFPITLTLSGLAALVLGMGIAVDANIITYERIMEEVRSGRSLQSAVIAGCKRAFRTIIDSNTTTFIAAGVMFWIGQGDVRGFAVALMVSVIVSLLTAVFLSRTMLMYFTQANIVRSSSWYGAYGAEKERVLK from the coding sequence CTGATTTCCTCTACGAGTATCGGACCTCAGCTAGGTGCCGTCTCGCTTCGGGCGACGATGGTTGCCGGTCTTGTTGCCGTTGCACTCATTTTCCTTTTCATGATTGTCATGTACCGCATGGCTGGATTAATTGCCGACATTGCGCTTGTGGCTTATGCGTACGTGACACTGCTAGTCTTCGCAGCGTTTCCGATCACACTTACGTTGTCAGGACTTGCGGCGCTGGTTCTTGGAATGGGCATTGCCGTCGATGCCAATATCATCACGTATGAGCGTATCATGGAGGAAGTGCGCAGTGGACGTAGTTTGCAGTCGGCGGTGATTGCTGGATGTAAGCGGGCATTTCGTACGATTATTGACTCGAACACGACGACCTTCATCGCTGCGGGTGTGATGTTCTGGATCGGGCAGGGAGACGTCCGTGGATTTGCTGTTGCCCTTATGGTTAGCGTCATCGTCTCACTGCTGACCGCCGTGTTCCTCTCTCGTACGATGCTGATGTATTTTACGCAAGCCAACATCGTTCGTAGTTCAAGCTGGTATGGTGCGTATGGTGCGGAAAAGGAACGCGTGTTGAAATGA
- a CDS encoding Gfo/Idh/MocA family protein, whose product MKKVAIIGAGAISTRHIEGYLAFPEACKIAAIVDIYLDKAEERVRAYQLDAVASNDYKSILADPSIDVVSICTPPSTHAQLAIDCLMAGKHVLVEKPMAASLEECDAMILAAEKSGKVLSVVAQNRFQTSWMRLKELLQKKVAGEVLHAQVDSFWWRGHSYYDLWWRGTWEKEGGGCTLNHAVHHIDALQWMMGLPTEVSAVMSNVAHDNAEVEDISMALLRFESGAIGQITSSVVHHGQQQQLAFQCEKAKLATPWDVYASVSKENGFPERDKQTEAEIQSYYDSLPETVHEGHAGQIENVLSAIEGNETLLVDGEEGRKTLELIVAIYKSASTGQTVRLPIANTDAFYRKDGLIASVPRFYQKTASVERFEDNEITTRGNDRS is encoded by the coding sequence GTGAAAAAGGTAGCTATAATTGGGGCGGGCGCCATTTCAACGAGACACATCGAGGGGTATCTTGCATTTCCGGAGGCGTGTAAAATTGCCGCTATTGTCGACATATACCTAGACAAAGCCGAGGAACGCGTTCGCGCGTATCAACTGGACGCTGTTGCATCGAACGATTACAAGTCAATCTTGGCTGATCCGTCCATTGACGTCGTATCGATTTGTACGCCTCCGTCGACGCATGCGCAACTTGCCATTGACTGCTTGATGGCTGGGAAGCACGTGCTGGTCGAAAAGCCGATGGCCGCCTCCTTAGAAGAATGTGACGCGATGATTCTGGCTGCAGAGAAAAGTGGGAAGGTACTGTCGGTGGTGGCGCAAAACAGATTTCAGACATCCTGGATGCGGCTGAAAGAGCTATTGCAAAAAAAAGTTGCAGGCGAGGTTTTACATGCGCAGGTAGATTCGTTCTGGTGGCGTGGCCATAGTTATTACGATCTCTGGTGGCGCGGAACATGGGAAAAGGAAGGTGGTGGCTGCACACTCAACCACGCGGTGCACCATATTGACGCACTGCAATGGATGATGGGGTTGCCCACTGAAGTGTCCGCGGTCATGTCGAATGTCGCACACGACAATGCAGAGGTGGAGGATATCTCCATGGCGCTCCTTCGCTTTGAGTCCGGCGCCATCGGCCAGATTACCAGTTCGGTCGTGCATCACGGGCAACAGCAGCAGTTGGCATTTCAATGTGAGAAAGCCAAACTGGCCACGCCATGGGACGTGTACGCGTCCGTCTCGAAAGAAAACGGTTTCCCAGAACGTGACAAGCAGACGGAAGCCGAGATTCAGTCGTATTACGACAGCCTCCCGGAGACGGTGCACGAGGGGCATGCTGGTCAGATTGAGAATGTGTTGTCCGCTATCGAGGGGAATGAAACGTTATTGGTGGATGGCGAAGAAGGGCGTAAGACCCTCGAGTTGATTGTCGCCATTTATAAATCTGCCTCCACCGGGCAGACCGTGAGGCTGCCGATTGCAAATACCGATGCGTTCTACAGAAAGGACGGTTTGATTGCCTCGGTACCACGTTTTTATCAGAAGACCGCCTCGGTTGAACGATTTGAGGACAACGAAATTACCACGCGAGGGAATGACCGGTCGTGA
- a CDS encoding (2Fe-2S)-binding protein — MHNMAKHEVTLHINGEDRTLVIRHADTLLDVLRLQCGLTGAKPGCENGDCGACTVIVDDLPYKSCIMLAIEATGHAITTIEGLENSPVQRAFARCYAFQCGYCTPGFIMNAHAMLEHATSIDKPTIQEWLESNICRCTSYEEIASAIRMALSTMNATFPDDCERDSLST, encoded by the coding sequence GTGCATAACATGGCAAAACACGAGGTTACGCTTCACATCAACGGCGAAGACAGAACACTCGTCATTCGCCACGCTGACACGTTACTCGACGTCCTGCGCCTGCAGTGCGGTCTGACCGGCGCGAAACCCGGCTGTGAAAATGGCGACTGCGGCGCCTGTACCGTTATCGTAGATGATCTGCCCTACAAATCGTGCATCATGCTTGCGATAGAAGCGACCGGCCACGCCATCACGACCATCGAAGGACTTGAGAATAGTCCCGTTCAACGCGCGTTTGCCAGGTGCTACGCCTTTCAATGCGGATACTGCACGCCAGGATTCATCATGAACGCACACGCGATGCTTGAGCACGCTACGTCGATAGATAAACCCACTATCCAAGAGTGGCTCGAGTCAAACATCTGTCGTTGCACGAGTTACGAAGAAATCGCATCCGCCATCCGCATGGCCCTGAGCACGATGAACGCGACTTTCCCCGACGACTGCGAACGCGATTCCCTGTCCACGTGA
- a CDS encoding MarR family winged helix-turn-helix transcriptional regulator — protein MQINFDDYISILIHHTDLTLTGFVKEKLLPFRLAPEQNLIMMLLWDKDGLHQNEIAERLQKDKTNITRMICNLERKGFIYRVISEDRRALRVYLTPMGKALCCEVMPIMEEFNQLVCQGISAEEMELLRRILHKISNNLR, from the coding sequence TTGCAAATTAACTTTGACGACTACATCAGTATCCTGATTCATCACACGGATTTAACGCTGACGGGCTTTGTGAAGGAAAAATTGCTGCCTTTTCGACTTGCCCCTGAGCAAAACTTAATCATGATGCTTCTCTGGGACAAGGACGGTTTGCATCAAAACGAAATCGCCGAAAGACTTCAGAAAGATAAAACCAACATCACCCGCATGATTTGCAACCTTGAACGGAAAGGGTTTATTTACAGGGTGATTAGCGAGGACAGACGGGCGCTCCGAGTGTATTTGACGCCGATGGGGAAGGCACTTTGCTGCGAGGTCATGCCGATTATGGAAGAGTTCAATCAACTCGTCTGCCAGGGGATTTCCGCCGAGGAAATGGAACTACTGCGACGGATTTTACACAAAATCTCCAATAACCTGCGTTAA
- a CDS encoding FAD binding domain-containing protein yields the protein MIPIDFQYVTAHSVTEAIRQYNQFSKSDMSTRYYSGGTEIITLARLHQLTMDAVIDIKPIPAAQVFSVVEEKLFLGAALTLSQITSHPMMSSAFPLLQATVNEIADQTARNKITLGGNLCGDIIYREAVLPLLVCDSKVRIAGPNGAKEEPIHRIFRRTMQLKPGEFIVQIATDKIYRCAPFFHVKRRKMGEVGYPIVSAAAIRVHGNVRIALSGVCPFPFRSRTMEDWLNQKHIPVHQRVEEAIRIIPQEFILNDYEASREYRRFVLRTVLEETLHQLGSA from the coding sequence ATGATTCCAATTGATTTTCAATATGTAACGGCCCATAGCGTGACAGAGGCAATCCGCCAGTACAATCAGTTCTCAAAAAGCGACATGTCCACTCGCTATTACAGCGGTGGAACGGAGATTATCACGCTGGCCCGACTTCATCAATTGACGATGGATGCCGTCATCGACATCAAGCCAATTCCCGCGGCACAAGTGTTCAGCGTCGTAGAAGAAAAACTGTTTCTCGGCGCTGCCCTGACCCTATCACAAATCACCAGTCACCCGATGATGTCGAGCGCTTTCCCGCTGTTACAAGCTACCGTCAACGAAATTGCCGACCAAACTGCGCGCAACAAAATTACGCTTGGCGGTAATCTCTGCGGAGATATCATCTACCGTGAAGCAGTGCTTCCACTGCTCGTATGCGACAGCAAGGTGCGCATTGCCGGCCCAAACGGCGCCAAAGAAGAGCCAATCCACCGTATTTTCCGCCGAACGATGCAATTAAAACCGGGAGAGTTCATCGTGCAGATAGCTACGGATAAAATCTATCGATGTGCGCCCTTTTTTCACGTCAAACGCCGAAAAATGGGCGAGGTAGGCTACCCCATTGTCAGTGCCGCGGCCATCCGCGTACATGGGAACGTCCGCATCGCCTTGAGCGGTGTCTGCCCGTTTCCGTTTCGCTCGCGCACCATGGAGGACTGGTTAAATCAAAAGCACATACCGGTTCATCAGCGAGTCGAGGAAGCTATCCGAATCATTCCGCAAGAATTCATTCTCAATGACTATGAGGCATCCCGCGAGTACCGACGTTTTGTCCTACGAACCGTATTGGAGGAAACCCTGCACCAATTAGGGAGTGCATAA
- a CDS encoding SecDF P1 head subdomain-containing protein, with protein MQLAGVSDQQNAEKVIGTTAQLAIYSKITVSKNGQPKPVASSLLVTGRDISNNASVGQNQLGQTVVNINFKNKEKWASITKKYLGQDIYTFLNGKLINAAQARFRIRSN; from the coding sequence GTGCAACTTGCAGGTGTCTCTGACCAGCAAAACGCGGAAAAGGTCATTGGCACAACGGCCCAACTGGCCATTTATAGCAAAATCACAGTGAGCAAAAATGGGCAGCCTAAACCGGTTGCTAGCTCGTTGCTCGTCACAGGTCGTGATATCTCGAATAACGCCTCAGTTGGCCAGAATCAACTTGGACAAACCGTCGTCAACATCAACTTTAAGAACAAAGAGAAATGGGCCAGCATTACGAAGAAATACTTGGGGCAAGACATTTATACCTTCTTGAATGGAAAACTGATTAATGCCGCGCAGGCGCGCTTCCGTATCCGCTCAAACTGA
- a CDS encoding FUSC family protein, translated as MARHDVGRSKTKRWWNYVGRTADVWKTTLGSVVVWEVARVTGSRHPYLAPLTFILCLQATVGQSVRYAVYRSAGTVIGVFLIGAFAKWIPITAWALGIALLLTTVLMKCFRANAMLTHQVALSVLFVMYFEQHSAGYAWDRAKDTLIGAVVGVAFVVLLFPPSPLNKARQAMDALGQHFVDALHKVADSPTDELREGELNQVTMALLDEMQYVADSLNTAKQDAPWLLYTKKVHVQRLDETFLLFREVCVHFVVFVERFAGPMSPEQRAQWRECLRRFANQLSITLGAKAHAPSSNFASNLPQSDALHEELERLLRALRCSNDA; from the coding sequence ATGGCGCGACATGATGTCGGGCGGTCCAAAACGAAGCGTTGGTGGAATTACGTCGGAAGGACTGCGGATGTGTGGAAAACGACACTCGGTTCGGTCGTGGTGTGGGAGGTTGCTCGTGTGACGGGATCGCGCCATCCATACCTCGCCCCACTCACATTCATCCTTTGTTTGCAGGCCACGGTTGGACAGTCGGTGCGTTATGCAGTTTATCGATCCGCCGGCACCGTCATCGGCGTGTTTCTGATTGGCGCGTTTGCAAAGTGGATTCCGATCACGGCTTGGGCGCTGGGTATCGCCTTGCTTTTGACCACCGTACTGATGAAATGTTTTCGAGCGAACGCGATGCTGACACATCAGGTCGCGCTAAGCGTTTTGTTTGTGATGTACTTTGAACAGCACTCTGCTGGCTATGCTTGGGATAGGGCCAAAGACACGTTGATTGGCGCGGTTGTCGGCGTGGCGTTCGTCGTGCTGCTATTTCCGCCTAGCCCGCTAAATAAAGCCAGACAGGCGATGGACGCGTTGGGGCAGCATTTCGTTGACGCCCTCCACAAAGTCGCGGATAGTCCAACGGATGAGCTTCGGGAAGGCGAGTTGAACCAAGTCACGATGGCCTTACTGGATGAGATGCAGTACGTTGCCGACTCGCTTAACACCGCGAAACAAGATGCGCCTTGGCTACTATACACGAAAAAGGTGCATGTTCAGCGTCTCGACGAGACGTTTTTGTTGTTTCGCGAGGTGTGCGTGCATTTTGTGGTCTTTGTCGAGAGATTTGCGGGCCCGATGTCCCCAGAACAGCGTGCGCAGTGGCGTGAATGCCTTCGACGATTTGCGAATCAGTTGTCTATCACGCTGGGCGCAAAAGCGCATGCACCTTCTTCCAACTTCGCGTCGAACTTGCCTCAATCAGATGCTTTGCACGAGGAGCTTGAGCGGCTGTTACGGGCATTGAGGTGCTCGAACGATGCGTGA
- a CDS encoding carbohydrate ABC transporter permease has protein sequence MVKSRPVTRSVIRHVVLIVLTFLMIYPILWMFFSSLKPDSEIFSTTQLLPSTWTFQHYLDGFTGAAGMNFGPMFLHSFEIAAVVVIGSLFSASLSGFAFARLNFAPRKFLFGFMLGTMMLPAQVVMIPQYIMFHRVGLVNTFVPLMLPSFLGTTPFFIYLMVQFIRGIPRDLDEAAVMDGCSTFRLFRSIILPLTKPALITISIFSFYWTWDDFFGQLIYLNNPQLSTVSIGLSMFLANMGQTQWGDLFAMSIVSVIPVLVIFIICQRYLVEGIATQGLKG, from the coding sequence ATGGTCAAATCCAGGCCGGTTACACGGAGCGTAATCCGCCATGTCGTCTTGATTGTACTGACGTTTCTCATGATTTACCCGATTTTATGGATGTTCTTTTCATCTTTGAAACCGGACAGCGAAATTTTTTCAACGACGCAGTTGCTGCCCTCGACCTGGACATTTCAACACTACTTGGACGGTTTTACCGGTGCCGCTGGGATGAACTTTGGACCAATGTTTTTACATTCGTTCGAAATCGCCGCAGTGGTCGTCATAGGCTCATTATTTAGTGCTTCGTTGAGTGGGTTCGCCTTTGCGAGGCTCAACTTCGCACCCAGAAAGTTTCTCTTTGGGTTCATGCTTGGCACGATGATGCTGCCCGCGCAAGTGGTGATGATTCCGCAGTACATCATGTTTCACAGAGTGGGGTTAGTGAACACGTTTGTTCCGTTGATGTTGCCGAGCTTTCTCGGAACCACGCCGTTTTTTATTTACTTGATGGTTCAGTTTATACGCGGTATCCCGAGGGATCTCGATGAGGCCGCCGTGATGGATGGATGCAGTACCTTTCGCTTATTCCGGTCGATTATTTTGCCGTTAACCAAACCTGCGTTAATCACCATCTCGATTTTCTCGTTTTATTGGACTTGGGACGATTTCTTTGGGCAGTTGATTTATCTGAATAACCCGCAATTAAGCACGGTATCCATTGGGTTAAGCATGTTCCTTGCCAACATGGGACAGACGCAATGGGGCGATTTGTTCGCGATGTCGATTGTCTCGGTGATTCCAGTGCTTGTCATATTTATTATCTGCCAGCGGTACTTGGTGGAAGGCATCGCGACGCAAGGACTGAAGGGCTGA
- a CDS encoding COG4705 family protein, whose amino-acid sequence MNQSASGTRRRGHRRFLTKVPEITLYFWIIKLLTTAMGEATSDYLVSHMNAYIAVVMGAIGFVVALILQFAVRKYVAWIYWLLVVMVAIFGTMVADVTHIVLGVPYYVSTIAFALILTFVFTTWYIVEKTLSIHSIYTRRREVFYWGAVLATFAMGTAIGDMTATTFHLGYLASGILFLVLFFVPAIGYWLFGLNDILAFWFAYVMTRPLGASFADWFGKSHSIGGLGYGDGVVSVVLTILIAVFVGYLTVSRRDIERQSATS is encoded by the coding sequence ATGAACCAGTCCGCATCCGGTACCAGAAGACGTGGGCATCGTCGTTTTCTAACCAAGGTTCCAGAAATCACATTGTACTTCTGGATTATTAAATTATTGACGACCGCGATGGGAGAAGCGACATCAGACTACTTGGTGAGTCACATGAACGCATATATCGCTGTTGTCATGGGGGCGATTGGGTTCGTTGTCGCGCTCATTTTACAATTCGCCGTTCGGAAGTATGTGGCGTGGATATACTGGCTATTGGTTGTCATGGTCGCGATTTTCGGTACGATGGTCGCAGATGTCACACACATTGTGTTGGGCGTTCCGTATTACGTTTCCACCATTGCTTTTGCACTCATTTTGACGTTTGTGTTCACCACTTGGTACATCGTCGAGAAGACGTTATCTATCCACAGCATATACACTCGTCGACGCGAGGTGTTTTACTGGGGAGCCGTGTTGGCGACTTTTGCGATGGGTACTGCCATAGGGGATATGACGGCGACGACATTTCATTTAGGGTATTTGGCTTCCGGAATTTTGTTTCTGGTACTATTTTTCGTCCCGGCCATCGGTTATTGGCTATTTGGGTTGAATGATATTTTGGCTTTCTGGTTTGCCTATGTCATGACGCGCCCACTTGGCGCCTCATTCGCAGATTGGTTTGGCAAGTCGCACAGCATCGGTGGATTGGGGTACGGCGATGGGGTGGTCAGTGTCGTGCTGACGATACTCATTGCTGTGTTTGTCGGGTATTTGACTGTGAGCCGCCGGGATATTGAGAGACAATCCGCAACGTCATAA
- a CDS encoding carbohydrate ABC transporter permease, which yields MGLPTDAVVASRHTKRRASWSSRSGLAAYGFLTPWMLGMLLMTLGAMLFTIYLAFTNYDLLSQPRWIGALNFHQILQDPNFWTSIRVTFIYVVISVPARLIASLLVATLLNKEVRGIGIYRALIYLPSLIGGSIGISIGWKKLFDAAGPINSVLKAVGLHGPVWLGNPRTAILVIVLLSVWQFGSEMVIFLAGFKQIPGYLYESATIDGASAVRQYFHITLPMLSPIIFFNLVMGTISSFMTFTQVYVLTDGGPMNSTLFYVLYLYEQAFQYYHMGYAAALSIILLIMIAVCTGFLFLTSRFWVKYDV from the coding sequence ATGGGGTTACCAACAGATGCTGTTGTTGCGTCCCGCCATACGAAACGGCGTGCATCGTGGTCATCTCGTAGCGGCCTCGCTGCCTACGGTTTTTTGACGCCGTGGATGTTAGGCATGCTCTTGATGACACTAGGCGCAATGCTGTTTACGATTTATCTGGCGTTCACAAACTACGATTTGCTCAGTCAACCACGGTGGATTGGGGCACTCAACTTTCATCAGATATTGCAGGATCCAAATTTTTGGACGTCGATTCGAGTCACCTTTATTTATGTAGTCATCTCGGTGCCTGCGCGGTTGATTGCATCTTTGTTGGTCGCCACGTTGTTAAATAAAGAGGTTCGCGGAATCGGAATCTACCGCGCGTTGATCTATCTACCATCGTTAATTGGCGGGAGTATCGGAATTTCAATCGGATGGAAAAAACTGTTTGATGCGGCAGGGCCCATCAATTCGGTTTTGAAAGCCGTCGGTCTGCATGGTCCGGTATGGCTAGGCAATCCACGAACAGCGATTCTCGTCATCGTGTTATTGAGTGTGTGGCAATTCGGATCCGAAATGGTGATCTTCTTGGCTGGGTTTAAGCAGATTCCTGGCTATTTGTACGAGTCGGCGACGATTGACGGGGCTTCGGCCGTCCGGCAGTATTTTCACATCACGTTGCCGATGTTATCTCCGATTATCTTTTTTAACCTAGTGATGGGAACCATTTCGTCCTTTATGACCTTCACGCAGGTGTATGTCCTCACCGATGGTGGCCCCATGAACTCGACCTTATTCTATGTGCTCTATCTCTACGAACAGGCTTTTCAGTATTACCACATGGGGTACGCAGCCGCACTGTCCATTATATTGCTCATCATGATTGCCGTCTGTACAGGGTTTCTATTCTTAACCTCTAGATTCTGGGTGAAATATGACGTGTAG
- a CDS encoding RidA family protein has protein sequence MAKREVLHVRGSNHQNPIPTAIKIGNMVYTSAIIGSDPETGEMPETVEEEVANLFRYMREIMELAGGSVDDIAHLTVLVTDREYKKIVNVEWLKMFPDENNRPTRHTTVDDLREGLRVQIEMTAVL, from the coding sequence GTGGCAAAGCGTGAGGTTTTGCATGTAAGGGGATCGAATCATCAGAATCCGATTCCGACTGCAATCAAGATTGGGAATATGGTTTATACGTCGGCGATTATCGGATCGGACCCTGAAACTGGTGAGATGCCGGAAACGGTGGAGGAAGAGGTCGCAAATCTCTTTCGTTACATGCGAGAGATTATGGAACTTGCCGGCGGGTCAGTCGATGACATCGCGCATTTAACGGTCTTGGTCACGGACAGAGAGTACAAAAAAATCGTAAATGTAGAGTGGCTGAAGATGTTTCCGGATGAGAATAATCGCCCTACGCGACATACGACCGTTGATGATTTAAGGGAAGGTTTGAGAGTTCAGATTGAAATGACGGCTGTGTTGTAA